A window of Streptomyces caniferus contains these coding sequences:
- the hutH gene encoding histidine ammonia-lyase, producing the protein MDMHTVVLGTSGTTAQDVIAVARGAARIELSEEALAAVATSRAFIDELAAKPDPVYGVSTGFGALAVRHISPGLRVQLQRNIVRSHAAGMGPRVEREVVRALMFLRLKTLASGHTGVRPLVVETMAAILNAGITPVVHEYGSLGCSGDLAPLSHCALTLMGEGDAEGPDGVVRPAGELLAAHGIEPVELREKEGLALLNGTDGMLGMLVMACADLARLFTSADITAALSLEALLGTDKVLAPELHAIRPHPGQAASAGNMSKVLAGSGFTGHHQDDAPRVQDAYSIRCAPQVAGAGRDTLDHARLVADRELAAAVDNPVVLPDGRVESNGNFHGAPVAYVLDFLAIAAADLGSIAERRTDRLLDKNRSHGLPAFLAGDPGVDSGLMIAQYTQAALVSELKRLAAPASVDSIPSSAMQEDHVSMGWSAARKLRTAVDNLTRVVAVELYAATRAVEMREGLTPAPATRAVLDAVRGAGIQGPGEDRFLAPDLEGAYAFVRAGKLVAAVESVTGELA; encoded by the coding sequence ATGGATATGCACACTGTGGTGCTGGGGACGTCCGGCACGACCGCACAGGACGTCATCGCGGTGGCCCGCGGAGCGGCCCGGATCGAGCTGTCCGAGGAGGCCCTCGCGGCCGTCGCCACCTCCCGCGCCTTCATCGACGAACTCGCCGCCAAGCCCGACCCCGTCTACGGCGTCTCCACCGGCTTCGGGGCCCTTGCCGTACGGCACATCAGCCCCGGGCTGCGCGTGCAGCTCCAGCGCAACATCGTGCGCTCGCACGCGGCCGGCATGGGCCCGCGGGTCGAGCGCGAGGTGGTCCGCGCGCTGATGTTCCTGCGGCTGAAGACGCTCGCCTCCGGGCACACCGGTGTCCGCCCGCTCGTCGTCGAGACGATGGCCGCCATACTCAACGCCGGCATCACGCCCGTCGTGCACGAGTACGGCTCGCTCGGCTGTTCCGGTGACCTGGCCCCGCTCTCGCACTGCGCGCTGACGCTGATGGGCGAGGGTGACGCCGAGGGCCCCGACGGCGTGGTCCGTCCGGCCGGCGAGCTGCTGGCCGCGCACGGCATCGAGCCCGTCGAACTGCGCGAGAAGGAGGGCCTGGCCCTCCTCAACGGCACCGACGGCATGCTCGGCATGCTCGTGATGGCCTGCGCCGACCTCGCCCGGCTGTTCACCTCGGCGGACATCACCGCGGCCCTCTCCCTGGAGGCGCTGCTCGGCACGGACAAGGTGCTCGCGCCCGAGCTGCACGCCATCCGCCCGCACCCCGGGCAGGCCGCCTCCGCCGGCAACATGTCCAAGGTGCTGGCGGGTTCGGGCTTCACCGGCCACCACCAGGACGACGCCCCGCGCGTCCAGGACGCCTACTCCATCCGCTGCGCCCCGCAGGTCGCCGGCGCCGGCCGGGACACCCTGGACCACGCCCGCCTGGTCGCCGACCGCGAACTGGCCGCGGCCGTCGACAACCCCGTGGTCCTCCCGGACGGCCGGGTCGAGTCCAACGGCAACTTCCACGGCGCCCCGGTCGCCTACGTCCTGGACTTCCTGGCCATCGCCGCCGCCGACCTCGGCTCCATCGCCGAGCGCCGCACCGACCGCCTCCTGGACAAGAACCGCTCGCACGGCCTGCCCGCCTTCCTGGCCGGGGACCCGGGTGTCGACTCCGGGCTGATGATCGCCCAGTACACCCAGGCCGCGCTGGTCAGCGAGCTGAAGCGGCTGGCCGCGCCCGCTTCGGTGGACTCCATCCCGTCCTCCGCCATGCAGGAGGACCACGTCTCGATGGGCTGGTCGGCGGCGCGCAAGCTGCGCACCGCGGTCGACAACCTGACCCGGGTCGTCGCCGTCGAGCTCTACGCCGCGACCCGCGCCGTCGAGATGCGCGAGGGGCTGACCCCGGCCCCTGCCACCCGGGCCGTGCTGGACGCGGTGCGCGGAGCCGGCATCCAGGGCCCGGGCGAGGACCGTTTCCTGGCGCCGGACCTGGAGGGTGCCTACGCGTTCGTGCGGGCCGGGAAGCTGGTGGCGGCCGTGGAGTCGGTCACCGGCGAGCTGGCGTAA
- a CDS encoding GGDEF domain-containing protein, which produces MAAAHTPRDSAHAAAQGVRQALGGSFAAISKWERELGKLRVLVNVGELADDEEEFPDDESYPVHEFPEIVGFLHEQWAGGGEPSAWVETAEESHHGPVSAAAAERRSRSGGNPQRVAALRRRGRGCCVVAPIVLHGRAWGELYVARRKGEPDFGRPDADFASVLAAVTAAGIAQTERLAEVRRLAFTDSLTGLANRRAVDMRLDEALELHRRADVVVSLVVCDLNGLKRVNDSRGHAVGDRLLERFGSVLSLCGAMLPGMLAARLGGDEFCLLAVGPPADEVVKVAGELCDRAGELDLGEGVAVGVASTGDPIGPVRSARRLFRLADAAQYKAKAARSGEPVVAGRHGGKDDPVVRLADAPDRRSGPERRRFRR; this is translated from the coding sequence ATGGCGGCCGCGCATACACCGCGCGACTCGGCGCACGCCGCGGCGCAGGGCGTGCGCCAGGCCCTGGGGGGATCCTTCGCGGCGATCTCGAAGTGGGAGCGCGAGCTGGGCAAGCTGCGGGTGCTGGTCAACGTCGGCGAACTCGCCGACGACGAGGAGGAGTTCCCGGACGACGAGAGCTACCCCGTCCACGAGTTCCCGGAGATCGTCGGCTTTCTGCACGAACAGTGGGCGGGCGGCGGCGAGCCCAGCGCCTGGGTGGAGACCGCCGAGGAGTCGCACCACGGCCCGGTGTCCGCGGCCGCGGCCGAGCGGCGGAGCAGGAGCGGCGGCAATCCGCAGCGGGTGGCCGCGCTGCGCCGCCGCGGCCGGGGCTGCTGTGTGGTCGCGCCGATCGTGCTGCACGGCAGGGCATGGGGCGAGCTGTATGTCGCGCGGCGCAAGGGGGAGCCGGACTTCGGCCGGCCGGACGCCGACTTCGCGAGCGTGCTCGCCGCGGTGACGGCCGCCGGGATCGCCCAGACCGAGCGGCTGGCGGAGGTCCGCCGGCTGGCCTTCACGGACTCCCTGACCGGCCTCGCCAACCGTCGTGCCGTCGATATGCGGCTGGACGAGGCGCTGGAGCTGCACCGCAGGGCCGACGTGGTGGTCAGTCTGGTGGTGTGCGACCTCAACGGCCTGAAGCGGGTGAACGACTCGCGCGGCCATGCCGTCGGGGACCGCCTGCTGGAGCGCTTCGGGTCGGTGCTGTCCCTGTGCGGGGCGATGCTGCCGGGCATGCTGGCCGCCCGGCTCGGCGGCGACGAGTTCTGTCTGCTCGCGGTGGGCCCGCCGGCCGACGAGGTGGTCAAGGTGGCCGGTGAGCTCTGCGACCGGGCGGGGGAGCTGGACCTCGGCGAGGGGGTCGCGGTCGGGGTCGCCTCGACCGGCGATCCGATCGGTCCGGTGCGCAGCGCCCGCCGGCTCTTCCGGCTCGCGGACGCCGCGCAGTACAAGGCCAAGGCGGCGCGGTCGGGCGAGCCGGTGGTCGCCGGGCGGCACGGCGGCAAGGACGACCCGGTCGTCCGGCTCGCGGACGCCCCGGACCGGCGGTCGGGGCCGGAGCGCCGCCGCTTCCGGAGGTGA
- a CDS encoding enoyl-CoA hydratase/isomerase family protein, with translation MERQGQRQRFGADGWVAVERHGFVAELILDRPKAMNAVSTAMADSLAQACAELAADRSVRAVVLGSTHERAFCVGADLKERNSFTDADLMRQRPHTRAAYTGVLELPMPTIAAVHGFALGGGFELALACDLIVADGTAEVGLPEVSVGVIPGGGGTQLLPRRVGAARAAELVFTARRVQAAEAAELGLVDRLVADGQDRTAALELATAIARNSPVGLRAAKRAMRLGHGLDLRTGLDLEDGAWRSVAFSGDRAEGVAAFNEKRDPEWPGE, from the coding sequence ATGGAACGGCAGGGGCAACGGCAACGGTTCGGCGCGGACGGCTGGGTGGCCGTCGAGCGCCACGGCTTCGTGGCGGAGCTGATCCTGGACCGCCCGAAGGCCATGAACGCCGTCTCGACGGCCATGGCCGACAGCCTGGCGCAGGCCTGCGCCGAGCTGGCCGCGGACCGCTCCGTACGGGCGGTGGTCCTCGGCTCCACCCACGAGCGGGCGTTCTGCGTGGGCGCGGACCTCAAGGAGCGCAACTCCTTCACGGACGCGGACCTGATGCGCCAGCGCCCGCACACCCGGGCCGCGTACACCGGCGTACTGGAGCTGCCGATGCCCACCATCGCCGCGGTGCACGGCTTCGCCCTCGGCGGCGGCTTCGAACTGGCGCTGGCCTGCGATCTGATCGTCGCGGACGGTACGGCGGAGGTCGGCCTGCCGGAGGTCTCGGTGGGCGTCATCCCCGGCGGTGGCGGCACCCAGCTGCTGCCGCGCCGGGTGGGTGCGGCACGGGCGGCCGAGCTGGTCTTCACCGCACGGCGGGTGCAGGCCGCCGAGGCCGCCGAGCTGGGGCTGGTCGACCGGCTGGTGGCGGACGGGCAGGACCGGACCGCGGCGCTGGAGCTGGCGACCGCCATCGCCCGTAATTCGCCGGTCGGACTGCGCGCCGCCAAGCGCGCCATGCGCCTCGGGCACGGGCTCGACCTGCGTACCGGCCTGGACCTGGAGGACGGCGCCTGGCGCAGCGTGGCCTTCTCCGGGGACCGTGCGGAGGGCGTGGCGGCCTTCAACGAGAAGCGGGACCCGGAGTGGCCCGGGGAGTGA
- a CDS encoding adenylate/guanylate cyclase domain-containing protein, which produces MTADDSGAASRDRETDDDAVRDVPVDDPARGRGEGATGRGEPPDNGDENNIAVRLEQLILGADRRYTPFQAARGAGVSMDLAARFWRAMGFADIGQVKALTEADVLALRRLAGLVEAGLLSEAMAIQVARSTGQTTARLADWQIDSFLEGLTEPQDSGLTRTEITYPLVELLLPELEEFLVYVWRRQLAAATGRVVRAQDDAEMVDRRLAVGFADLVGFTRLTRRLEEEELGELVEAFETTCSDLVAAHGGRLIKTLGDEVLFSADDAGIAAEIGLRLIETMTNDETMPELRVGIAFGTVTTRMGDVFGTTVNLASRLTSIAPKDTVLVDEAFAEELGRIGDAPISEADAAAAEKAAEEGTGAPPPSYRFALQPMWQRPVRGLGVIEPWLLSRRTGQGTGG; this is translated from the coding sequence GTGACCGCCGACGACTCGGGCGCCGCCTCGCGCGACAGGGAGACCGACGACGACGCCGTGCGCGACGTCCCCGTCGACGACCCCGCACGGGGCCGTGGCGAGGGCGCGACCGGCAGGGGCGAGCCCCCCGACAACGGCGACGAGAACAACATCGCCGTCCGCCTCGAACAGCTCATCCTCGGCGCCGACCGCCGCTACACCCCCTTCCAGGCGGCCCGCGGCGCCGGCGTCTCCATGGACCTCGCGGCCCGCTTCTGGCGGGCCATGGGCTTCGCCGACATCGGCCAGGTCAAGGCCCTCACCGAGGCCGATGTGCTGGCCCTGCGCCGCCTCGCCGGCCTCGTCGAGGCGGGCCTGCTGAGCGAGGCCATGGCCATCCAGGTCGCCCGGTCCACGGGCCAGACCACCGCCCGTCTGGCCGACTGGCAGATCGACTCCTTCCTGGAGGGCCTCACCGAGCCCCAGGACTCCGGCCTGACCCGTACGGAGATCACCTACCCGCTGGTCGAACTGCTCCTGCCCGAGCTGGAGGAGTTCCTCGTCTACGTCTGGCGGCGCCAGCTCGCCGCCGCCACCGGCCGCGTCGTCCGGGCCCAGGACGACGCGGAGATGGTCGACCGCCGGCTCGCCGTCGGCTTCGCCGACCTGGTCGGGTTCACCCGTCTGACCCGCCGCCTGGAGGAGGAGGAACTGGGCGAGCTGGTGGAGGCGTTCGAGACCACCTGCTCCGACCTGGTGGCCGCGCACGGCGGCCGGCTCATCAAGACCCTCGGCGACGAGGTCCTCTTCTCCGCCGACGACGCCGGTATCGCCGCCGAGATCGGCCTGCGGCTGATCGAGACGATGACCAACGACGAGACGATGCCGGAGCTGCGGGTCGGTATCGCCTTCGGCACGGTCACGACCCGGATGGGCGATGTCTTCGGTACGACCGTGAACCTCGCCAGCCGCCTCACTTCGATAGCGCCGAAGGACACCGTGCTGGTCGACGAGGCGTTCGCCGAGGAACTGGGCCGTATCGGTGACGCCCCGATCTCCGAGGCCGACGCCGCCGCCGCGGAGAAGGCGGCCGAGGAGGGCACCGGCGCCCCGCCGCCGTCGTACCGCTTCGCGCTCCAGCCGATGTGGCAGCGACCGGTACGAGGCCTGGGCGTGATCGAGCCCTGGCTGCTGAGCCGCCGCACCGGCCAGGGCACCGGCGGCTGA
- a CDS encoding biotin--[acetyl-CoA-carboxylase] ligase has translation MTPQPPENRDKDAGRWSDLGRPPLNATALRRALVRPGSLWTALDVVSATGSTNTDLAARAAKGETEGAILVAEEQSAGRGRLDRTWSAPPRSGLFFSVYLTPRVPVERWGWLPLLAGVATATALSRTADVDTALKWPNDLLVTSEDSDALRPGGTLTERKVGGILAERAGPGVVIGIGLNVSLTAAELPVPTAGSLALAGAHTTDRDPLLRAVLRSLEHWYQEWQSADGDPTTSRLQEAYAAGCATLGRTVRAELPGDTDITGEAVAIDTDGRLVLATANGVQQPVGAGDIVHLRPATES, from the coding sequence ATGACGCCTCAACCACCGGAAAACCGGGACAAAGATGCCGGTCGCTGGAGCGATCTGGGCCGCCCCCCGCTGAACGCCACGGCACTGCGCCGCGCACTCGTACGGCCCGGTTCGCTCTGGACCGCCCTCGATGTCGTCTCCGCCACCGGCTCCACCAACACCGACCTGGCGGCCCGCGCGGCAAAGGGGGAGACCGAGGGCGCCATTCTGGTGGCGGAGGAACAGTCCGCCGGCCGCGGCCGCCTCGACCGCACCTGGTCGGCGCCCCCGCGCTCCGGCCTCTTCTTCTCCGTCTACCTCACCCCGCGCGTCCCCGTGGAGCGCTGGGGCTGGCTCCCCCTCCTCGCCGGAGTCGCCACGGCCACCGCCCTCTCCCGGACGGCCGACGTCGACACGGCCCTCAAGTGGCCCAACGACCTGCTGGTAACTTCCGAAGACTCCGACGCCCTGCGTCCGGGCGGCACCCTCACCGAACGCAAGGTGGGCGGCATCCTCGCCGAACGGGCCGGCCCCGGCGTCGTCATCGGCATCGGCCTCAACGTCTCCCTCACCGCCGCCGAACTCCCCGTGCCCACCGCGGGCTCACTGGCCCTGGCCGGCGCCCACACCACCGACCGCGACCCGCTGCTGCGCGCCGTGCTCCGCTCCCTGGAGCACTGGTACCAGGAGTGGCAGTCCGCCGACGGCGACCCCACCACCAGCCGCCTCCAGGAGGCCTACGCCGCAGGCTGCGCCACCCTCGGCCGCACCGTACGCGCCGAACTCCCCGGCGACACCGACATCACCGGCGAGGCCGTGGCCATCGACACCGACGGCCGCCTCGTCCTGGCCACCGCGAACGGCGTACAGCAGCCGGTAGGCGCCGGCGACATCGTCCACTTGCGCCCGGCGACGGAGTCGTAG
- a CDS encoding acyl-CoA carboxylase subunit beta, with translation MSEPEANIHTTAGKLADLQRRVEEATHAGSARAVEKQHAKGKLTARERIDLLLDEGSFVELDEFARHRSTNFGLDQTRPYGDGVVSGYGTVDGRPVAVFSQDFTVFGGALGEVFGEKIVKVMDFALKTGCPVIGINDSGGARIQEGVASLGMYGEIFRRNTHASGVIPQISLIVGPCAGGAVYSPAITDFTVMVDQTSHMFITGPDVIKTVTGEDVGFEELGGARTHNTTSGVAHHMAGDEKDAIEYVKGLLSYLPSNNLSEAPAFPEEADLETSDTDRELDALIPDSANQPYDMHVAIEHVLDDNEFLETQALFAPNILTGFGRVEGHAVGVVANQPMQFAGILDIKASEKAARFVRTCDAFNVPVITFVDVPGFLPGTDQEYDGIIRRGAKLIYAYAEATVPLITVITRKAFGGAYDVMGSKHLGADLNLAWPTAQIAVMGAQGAVNILHRRTLAAIEDPAAQDERRQELIREYEDTLLNPYVAAERGYVDAVIMPSETRRHIVRGLRTLRNKRESLPPKKHGNIPL, from the coding sequence ATGTCCGAGCCGGAAGCAAACATCCACACCACCGCGGGCAAATTGGCGGATCTGCAGCGACGGGTCGAAGAAGCCACGCATGCCGGTTCCGCCCGCGCAGTGGAAAAGCAGCACGCAAAGGGAAAGTTGACGGCGCGTGAGCGCATCGATCTGCTGCTGGACGAGGGCTCCTTCGTCGAGCTGGACGAGTTCGCGCGGCATCGGTCGACCAATTTCGGGCTGGACCAGACCCGGCCCTACGGCGACGGTGTGGTGTCCGGCTACGGCACGGTCGACGGCCGCCCGGTGGCCGTCTTCTCCCAGGACTTCACGGTCTTCGGCGGGGCGCTGGGCGAGGTCTTCGGCGAGAAGATCGTCAAGGTGATGGACTTCGCGCTCAAGACCGGCTGCCCGGTCATCGGCATCAACGACTCCGGTGGCGCGCGCATCCAGGAGGGTGTCGCCTCGCTGGGCATGTACGGCGAGATCTTCCGCCGCAACACCCATGCCTCCGGCGTGATCCCGCAGATCAGCCTGATCGTCGGCCCGTGCGCGGGCGGTGCGGTCTACTCCCCCGCCATCACCGACTTCACGGTGATGGTGGACCAGACCTCGCACATGTTCATCACCGGTCCCGACGTCATCAAGACGGTGACCGGTGAGGACGTCGGCTTCGAGGAGCTGGGCGGCGCCCGTACGCACAACACCACCTCGGGCGTGGCGCACCACATGGCGGGTGACGAGAAGGACGCCATCGAGTACGTCAAGGGGCTGCTGTCCTACCTCCCGTCCAACAACCTCTCCGAGGCTCCGGCCTTCCCGGAGGAGGCGGACCTGGAGACCTCGGACACCGACCGCGAGCTGGACGCGCTGATCCCGGATTCGGCCAATCAGCCGTACGACATGCACGTCGCGATCGAGCATGTCCTGGACGACAACGAATTCCTGGAGACCCAGGCGCTGTTCGCGCCGAACATCCTGACCGGCTTCGGGCGGGTCGAGGGCCATGCGGTCGGTGTGGTCGCCAACCAGCCGATGCAGTTCGCGGGCATCCTGGACATCAAGGCCTCGGAGAAGGCCGCGCGGTTCGTGCGGACCTGCGACGCCTTCAACGTCCCGGTGATCACCTTCGTGGACGTGCCCGGCTTCCTGCCCGGCACCGACCAGGAGTACGACGGGATCATCCGGCGCGGCGCCAAGCTGATCTACGCGTACGCGGAGGCGACGGTCCCGCTGATCACGGTCATCACGCGCAAGGCGTTCGGTGGCGCGTACGACGTCATGGGCTCCAAGCACCTGGGCGCGGACCTCAACCTGGCCTGGCCGACCGCGCAGATCGCCGTCATGGGCGCCCAGGGCGCGGTCAACATCCTGCACCGCCGCACGCTGGCCGCGATCGAGGACCCGGCCGCGCAGGACGAGCGGCGCCAGGAGCTGATCCGGGAGTACGAGGACACCCTGCTCAACCCGTACGTCGCGGCCGAGCGCGGCTACGTCGACGCGGTGATCATGCCGTCCGAGACGCGCCGGCACATCGTCCGCGGGCTGCGCACGCTGCGCAACAAGCGCGAGTCGCTGCCGCCGAAGAAGCACGGCAACATCCCGCTCTGA
- a CDS encoding acyl-CoA carboxylase epsilon subunit, translating into MIKVVRGNPTPEELAAALAVVQVRAAAAAAVAPGGSDHGTEWSDPASTVPARARMPHPGPRAWRTSYWPH; encoded by the coding sequence ATGATCAAGGTCGTACGGGGCAATCCCACACCCGAGGAGCTGGCCGCCGCACTGGCGGTGGTGCAGGTCCGCGCGGCGGCCGCCGCTGCCGTCGCACCCGGCGGGTCCGATCACGGCACCGAGTGGTCGGACCCCGCGTCCACGGTTCCGGCGCGGGCGCGGATGCCGCATCCGGGTCCGCGGGCCTGGCGCACGAGCTACTGGCCGCACTGA
- the mmpB gene encoding morphogenic membrane protein MmpB produces the protein MLWSDPPDEPPEELRDVQAKLRRMGIVLAVVAVVMMLLLLGW, from the coding sequence ATGCTGTGGTCAGATCCGCCCGATGAGCCTCCTGAGGAGCTGCGCGACGTGCAGGCCAAGCTCCGGCGGATGGGCATCGTGCTGGCCGTGGTCGCGGTGGTGATGATGCTCCTGCTCCTGGGGTGGTAG
- a CDS encoding peptidoglycan D,D-transpeptidase FtsI family protein, giving the protein MNRPLRHIAVFCGVLVLALLARATWVQFVQGDELANDPHNRRVKIEAFSYPRGNIIVGGKPVTGSVATSGDFKYKRTYTDGPMYAPVTGFASQAQGTTFLEGIYNKVLSGKDDRLAFNRAQDILTGKKPRGGDVVTTIDPKAQKAAYKGLTDLNAKGAVVALDPRDGRVLALASTPSYDPSVFAGISNAESRKFQAMDTDKTKPLSNRALRETFAPGSTFKILTAAAALENGVVSDIDAPTDAPAPYQLPQSTTKIGNDVPGAPCDKASLKTGMQWSCNNVFLDTALKVGKDKMRETAEKFGFNSDVYDKELGDLLASKSLYPDKLDKPQTALTGMGQGSLTSTPMQMAMVAAGLANDGKVMMPHIVDELRGPDLSTIEKIEPKLLSQAVSAGTAKKVQQMMEYTVSDGTAAKAKIDGVTVGGKTGTAQHGANVNDERPYAWFVSYAKQSDGSSPVAVAVFVDPKDMDIPRSEIAGGKLGGPIAKSVMKAVLNK; this is encoded by the coding sequence ATGAACAGGCCGCTGAGACACATAGCCGTCTTCTGCGGGGTGCTGGTGCTGGCCCTGCTGGCCCGTGCGACATGGGTCCAGTTCGTCCAGGGCGACGAACTCGCCAACGATCCCCACAACCGGCGGGTCAAGATCGAGGCGTTCTCCTACCCCCGCGGCAACATCATCGTCGGCGGCAAGCCGGTCACCGGCTCGGTGGCGACCTCCGGTGACTTCAAGTACAAGCGGACGTACACGGACGGCCCGATGTACGCGCCGGTCACCGGCTTCGCCTCGCAGGCGCAGGGCACGACCTTCCTGGAGGGCATCTACAACAAGGTGCTCAGCGGCAAGGACGACCGGCTCGCCTTCAACCGCGCCCAGGACATCCTGACCGGCAAGAAGCCGCGCGGCGGCGATGTCGTCACCACCATCGACCCCAAGGCGCAGAAGGCCGCGTACAAGGGGCTGACCGACCTCAACGCGAAGGGGGCGGTGGTCGCCCTCGACCCGCGCGACGGCCGGGTCCTCGCGCTCGCCTCCACTCCCTCCTACGACCCGTCGGTGTTCGCCGGCATCTCCAACGCCGAGAGCCGGAAGTTCCAGGCGATGGACACCGACAAGACCAAGCCGCTGAGCAACCGGGCGCTGCGCGAGACCTTCGCCCCCGGCTCCACCTTCAAGATCCTCACCGCGGCGGCGGCCCTGGAGAACGGCGTGGTCTCGGACATCGACGCCCCGACGGACGCCCCCGCCCCCTACCAGCTGCCGCAGAGCACGACGAAGATCGGCAACGACGTCCCGGGCGCGCCCTGCGACAAGGCCTCGCTGAAGACGGGCATGCAGTGGTCGTGCAACAACGTCTTCCTCGACACCGCGCTGAAGGTCGGCAAGGACAAGATGCGCGAGACCGCGGAGAAGTTCGGTTTCAACTCCGACGTCTACGACAAGGAGCTCGGGGACCTGCTGGCCAGCAAGAGCCTCTACCCGGACAAGCTCGACAAGCCGCAGACCGCGCTGACCGGTATGGGCCAGGGCAGCCTCACCAGCACCCCGATGCAGATGGCGATGGTGGCCGCGGGTCTCGCCAACGACGGCAAGGTGATGATGCCGCACATCGTCGACGAGCTGCGCGGCCCCGACCTGTCCACGATCGAGAAGATCGAGCCGAAGTTGCTGTCCCAGGCCGTCTCGGCCGGCACCGCGAAGAAGGTGCAGCAGATGATGGAGTACACGGTCAGCGACGGCACCGCCGCGAAGGCCAAGATCGACGGCGTGACGGTCGGCGGCAAGACCGGCACCGCCCAGCACGGCGCGAACGTCAACGACGAGCGCCCGTACGCCTGGTTCGTCTCCTACGCCAAGCAGAGCGACGGCAGCTCCCCCGTCGCGGTCGCCGTCTTCGTCGACCCCAAGGACATGGACATCCCCCGGTCGGAGATCGCCGGCGGCAAGCTGGGCGGCCCGATCGCGAAGTCCGTGATGAAGGCCGTCCTCAACAAGTAG
- a CDS encoding nucleoside triphosphate pyrophosphatase: MTEESRPRRLVLASQSPARLGLLRQAGLAPEVIVSGVDEDAITAATPGELARVLAEAKAAAVAERPQAAGALVVGCDSVLELDGRALGKPADAEDATARWKSMRGCSGILQTGHCVIDTAADGRRVSATASTTVRFGEPTDDEIAAYVASGEPLFVAGAFTLDGRSAPFIDGIDGDPGNVIGLSLPLLRRLLADLDVAITDLWT; the protein is encoded by the coding sequence ATGACCGAAGAGTCCCGCCCCCGCCGCCTCGTCCTCGCCTCCCAGTCCCCCGCCCGGCTGGGCCTGCTGCGGCAGGCCGGGCTGGCGCCCGAGGTCATCGTCAGCGGCGTCGACGAGGACGCGATCACCGCCGCCACGCCCGGTGAGCTGGCCCGCGTACTGGCCGAGGCGAAGGCCGCCGCCGTCGCCGAGCGCCCGCAGGCGGCCGGCGCACTGGTCGTCGGCTGCGACTCGGTCCTGGAGCTGGACGGGCGGGCGCTGGGCAAGCCCGCGGACGCCGAGGACGCCACCGCCCGCTGGAAGTCCATGCGCGGCTGCTCCGGCATCCTGCAGACCGGCCACTGCGTCATCGACACCGCGGCGGACGGGCGCCGGGTCTCCGCCACCGCCTCGACCACGGTCCGCTTCGGCGAACCCACGGACGACGAGATCGCCGCCTACGTCGCGAGCGGCGAGCCGCTGTTCGTCGCCGGCGCCTTCACCCTCGACGGCCGCTCCGCCCCCTTCATCGACGGCATCGACGGCGACCCCGGCAACGTCATCGGCCTCTCCCTGCCGCTGCTCCGCCGGCTGCTGGCCGACCTGGACGTCGCGATCACCGATTTGTGGACCTGA
- a CDS encoding MOSC domain-containing protein: MATVIAMTSYPVKGCAGVPATEAELTPAGLAHDRSFLVVGPGGVFRSQRKDPRLAVIRPEVSADGAQLALGAPGVETFHLDIDFGTGSPARAEVEMFGQPYRAVDQGKAAADWLSEVLGAESRLVRVPPEHGRVTDGLTPGTSGFADSSPVHVLSLASFEDLNRRITAAGRPPVPMDRFRPNLVVDGWDAPQTEDRARRVTVGGGVLGFAKLAVRCAVTLVDQHTGGKAGPEPLRTLASYRRVPEGGVAFGSKFSVLETGKLAVGDAFEVTEWGTD, translated from the coding sequence ATGGCCACCGTCATCGCAATGACCAGCTATCCCGTCAAGGGCTGCGCCGGCGTCCCGGCGACCGAGGCGGAACTCACCCCGGCCGGCCTCGCCCATGACCGCAGCTTCCTGGTCGTCGGCCCCGGAGGGGTCTTCCGCAGTCAGCGCAAGGACCCACGGCTGGCGGTGATCCGTCCCGAGGTCAGCGCCGACGGGGCGCAACTCGCCCTGGGCGCGCCGGGGGTGGAGACCTTCCACCTGGACATCGACTTCGGCACCGGGTCGCCGGCCAGGGCCGAGGTCGAGATGTTCGGTCAGCCGTACCGCGCGGTCGACCAGGGGAAGGCGGCGGCCGACTGGCTGTCCGAGGTGCTCGGCGCGGAGAGCCGCCTGGTGCGGGTGCCGCCGGAGCACGGCCGGGTGACCGACGGGCTCACCCCCGGCACCTCCGGTTTCGCCGACAGCAGTCCCGTGCACGTGCTCTCCCTGGCCAGCTTCGAGGACCTCAACCGCCGGATCACCGCGGCCGGCCGCCCGCCGGTGCCGATGGACCGTTTCCGGCCGAACCTCGTGGTGGACGGGTGGGACGCGCCGCAGACCGAGGACCGGGCGCGGCGGGTCACGGTCGGCGGCGGTGTGCTGGGGTTCGCCAAGCTCGCCGTCCGCTGCGCGGTCACCCTCGTCGACCAGCACACGGGCGGCAAGGCGGGGCCCGAACCGCTGCGCACGCTCGCCTCGTACCGGCGGGTGCCCGAGGGCGGGGTGGCGTTCGGATCGAAGTTCTCGGTGCTGGAGACCGGGAAGTTGGCGGTGGGCGACGCATTCGAGGTCACCGAGTGGGGAACCGATTGA